The Nitratidesulfovibrio sp. SRB-5 genome includes a window with the following:
- a CDS encoding amidohydrolase family protein — MTRPCDILIQAACIVTQDALRTVVEDGALAVADGTVLAVGPREAVTAAHAPARLLDLGNALVMPGLVNAHTHAAMTFLRGVADDLPLMDWLTQHIFPVEKHLTPDIVEAGALLGCAEMLRTGTTAFNDMYLVQDATYRAVDTAGLRCLGGEGIFGFPSPAYPDADAGLVLVRRLHETWRHNPRIRQCVTPHAVYTTSPELLQRCQALAEELDLPLHIHLAETTTETAQCQQMFGQRPVPYCHGLGLLTPRATVAHAVDLTDDEMDLLASTGAAVAHNPESNMKLASGAAPVPQMLARGIAVGIGTDGAASNNSLNMFTEMTSCAMLHKLRCMDPTCAPAQTVLDMATLGGAAALHWPGLGQLAPGCPADLTALDLSAPNLQPMYNPASHLVYAATGHEVLLTMVAGEVLYQDGRFTRFDYPALVAQMRDVRRWVLDKLGR; from the coding sequence ATGACCCGTCCCTGCGACATCCTCATACAGGCCGCCTGCATCGTAACACAAGACGCCCTGCGCACCGTTGTCGAGGACGGCGCGCTGGCCGTGGCCGACGGCACCGTGCTGGCCGTTGGCCCGCGCGAGGCCGTGACCGCCGCGCACGCCCCGGCGCGGCTGCTGGACCTGGGCAATGCGCTGGTCATGCCCGGCCTGGTCAACGCGCACACCCACGCGGCCATGACCTTCCTGCGCGGCGTGGCCGACGACCTGCCGCTGATGGACTGGCTGACGCAGCACATCTTTCCCGTCGAGAAGCACCTCACGCCCGACATCGTGGAAGCCGGGGCCCTGCTGGGCTGCGCCGAAATGCTGCGCACCGGCACCACGGCCTTCAACGACATGTACCTGGTCCAGGACGCCACCTACCGCGCCGTGGACACGGCGGGCCTGCGCTGCCTGGGCGGCGAGGGCATCTTCGGCTTTCCCTCGCCCGCCTACCCCGACGCCGACGCGGGCCTGGTCCTGGTGCGCCGCCTGCACGAAACCTGGCGGCACAACCCGCGCATCCGCCAGTGTGTCACCCCGCACGCGGTGTACACCACCTCGCCGGAACTGCTGCAACGCTGCCAGGCCCTTGCCGAAGAACTGGACCTGCCCCTGCACATCCACCTGGCGGAAACCACCACCGAAACCGCCCAGTGCCAGCAGATGTTCGGCCAGCGGCCCGTGCCGTACTGCCACGGCCTCGGCCTGCTGACCCCGCGCGCCACCGTGGCCCACGCCGTGGACCTGACGGATGATGAAATGGATCTGCTGGCCTCCACCGGCGCGGCGGTGGCCCACAACCCGGAAAGCAACATGAAGCTGGCCTCCGGCGCGGCCCCCGTGCCGCAGATGCTGGCGCGCGGCATTGCCGTGGGCATCGGCACCGATGGCGCCGCCAGCAACAACAGCCTGAACATGTTCACGGAAATGACCAGTTGCGCCATGCTGCACAAGCTGCGCTGCATGGACCCCACCTGCGCCCCGGCCCAGACCGTGCTGGACATGGCAACCCTGGGCGGCGCGGCGGCCCTGCACTGGCCGGGCCTTGGCCAGCTTGCCCCCGGCTGCCCGGCGGACCTGACGGCGCTGGACCTTTCCGCCCCCAACCTGCAACCCATGTACAACCCGGCCTCGCACCTGGTGTACGCCGCCACCGGGCACGAAGTGCTCCTGACCATGGTGGCGGGCGAGGTGCTGTATCAGGATGGCCGGTTCACCCGCTTCGACTACCCTGCCCTGGTGGCCCAGATGCGCGACGTGCGCCGCTGGGTGCTGGACAAGCTGGGGAGGT
- a CDS encoding alpha/beta hydrolase → MRVGCLLVHGFTGAPFEMEPLAGPLRDLGCEVRNIRLPGHDTSFEDFRRTVFADWVAHAEDEYRALEREVDAVVPVGLSMGGTIALHLAQVFRPLGVVALAAPMYVYRIIPWRMKDWRLPLVGLLRHVRPVWPAAPRSEVARAVAPWRGYEEATALPQLHSLIVGAADVRRGLGRVTAPLLVMQARGDATVHYSNALHIAARVASPDVTLKLFDIVDRRAGHHVITTHTECRDRVSGAVRDFVRELFL, encoded by the coding sequence ATGCGCGTGGGATGTCTGCTGGTGCACGGGTTCACCGGTGCGCCCTTTGAAATGGAGCCGCTGGCCGGGCCGCTGCGCGATCTTGGCTGCGAGGTGCGCAACATCCGCCTGCCGGGGCACGACACCTCTTTCGAGGACTTTCGGCGCACGGTGTTCGCCGACTGGGTGGCCCACGCGGAAGACGAATACCGCGCGCTGGAGCGCGAGGTGGACGCGGTGGTGCCCGTGGGCCTGTCCATGGGCGGCACCATTGCCCTGCACCTGGCCCAGGTGTTCCGGCCTCTGGGCGTGGTGGCGCTGGCCGCGCCCATGTACGTGTACCGCATCATCCCGTGGCGCATGAAGGACTGGCGGCTGCCGCTGGTGGGGCTGTTGCGCCATGTGCGCCCGGTATGGCCCGCTGCCCCGCGCAGCGAGGTGGCTCGGGCCGTGGCACCTTGGCGCGGCTATGAGGAAGCCACGGCCCTGCCGCAGTTGCACAGCCTCATCGTGGGGGCCGCCGATGTGCGCCGGGGGCTGGGCCGGGTGACGGCCCCGCTGCTGGTCATGCAGGCCCGGGGCGATGCCACGGTGCACTATTCCAACGCCCTGCACATTGCCGCCCGCGTGGCCTCGCCCGATGTGACCCTGAAGCTGTTCGACATAGTGGACCGGCGCGCCGGGCACCATGTCATCACCACCCACACGGAATGCCGCGACAGGGTCAGTGGAGCCGTGCGCGACTTTGTGCGGGAACTTTTTTTATAG
- a CDS encoding glutamate synthase-related protein: MHVKPISQHFNDFVIERERARCINCEVCVRQCSYEAHFWDEARQFVVHDSARCVGCHRCAAMCPTSCLTIRKKPSDFRDNSLWTSTYIKHIFKQADTGGVLLSGMGNPQPKPIYWDNMLLDASQVTNPSIDPLREPMELRTFLGAKPDAVDFIHTPEGLRLKQPLPPQLQLEYPIMFAAMSFGAINFNLHVAMARAATQLGICYNTGEGGLHPDLYQYGANTIVQVASGRFGVHKDYLNAGAAVEIKVGQGAKPGIGGHLPGEKIDEEVSRTRMVPQGSDAISPAPHHDIYSIEDLLQLIYAIKESTRYRVPVAVKIAAVHNAPAIASGIVRAGADIVVIDGFRGGTGAAPTMIRDNVGIPIELALASVDNRLRDEGIRNHASLVVAGGVRCSADVVKAIALGADAVYIGTAALVAVGCTLCGRCYTGKCPWGIATNAAQLKKRQNPDVAAQRMANLVRAWGHEIQEMLGGMGLNSIESLRGNRDKLRGVGLNDVELGVLGIKHAGL, translated from the coding sequence GTGCATGTGAAGCCCATCAGCCAGCATTTCAACGACTTCGTCATCGAGCGCGAGCGCGCCCGGTGCATCAACTGTGAAGTCTGCGTGCGCCAGTGTTCGTACGAGGCCCACTTCTGGGACGAGGCGCGCCAGTTCGTGGTGCACGACAGCGCCCGTTGCGTGGGCTGCCACCGCTGCGCGGCCATGTGCCCCACCAGTTGCCTGACCATTCGCAAGAAACCCTCGGATTTCCGCGACAACTCGCTGTGGACGTCCACCTACATCAAGCACATCTTCAAGCAGGCCGACACCGGCGGGGTGCTGCTCTCCGGCATGGGCAATCCGCAGCCCAAGCCCATTTACTGGGACAACATGCTGCTGGACGCCAGCCAGGTGACCAACCCCTCCATCGACCCGCTGCGCGAACCCATGGAACTGCGCACCTTTCTGGGGGCCAAGCCCGACGCCGTGGACTTCATCCACACCCCCGAAGGCCTGCGCCTGAAGCAGCCCCTGCCGCCGCAACTGCAACTGGAATACCCCATCATGTTCGCGGCCATGTCGTTCGGGGCCATCAACTTCAACCTGCACGTGGCCATGGCCCGCGCCGCCACGCAGCTCGGCATCTGCTACAACACCGGCGAAGGGGGCCTGCACCCGGACCTGTACCAGTACGGGGCCAACACCATCGTGCAGGTGGCCTCCGGGCGCTTCGGCGTGCACAAGGACTACCTGAACGCCGGGGCCGCCGTGGAAATCAAGGTGGGGCAGGGCGCCAAGCCGGGCATCGGCGGGCACCTGCCGGGCGAGAAGATCGACGAGGAAGTCTCGCGCACCCGCATGGTGCCGCAGGGCTCCGACGCCATCTCGCCCGCGCCGCACCACGACATCTATTCCATAGAAGACCTGCTCCAGCTCATCTACGCCATCAAGGAATCCACCCGCTACCGGGTGCCCGTGGCCGTGAAGATCGCCGCCGTGCACAACGCCCCGGCCATCGCCTCCGGCATCGTGCGCGCCGGGGCGGACATCGTGGTCATCGACGGCTTCCGGGGCGGCACGGGCGCGGCCCCCACCATGATCCGCGACAACGTGGGCATTCCCATCGAACTGGCCCTGGCCTCGGTGGACAACCGCCTGCGCGACGAAGGCATCCGCAATCATGCCTCGCTGGTGGTGGCCGGGGGCGTGCGGTGCAGCGCCGACGTGGTGAAGGCCATCGCACTTGGGGCCGACGCCGTGTACATCGGCACCGCCGCGCTGGTGGCCGTGGGCTGCACCCTGTGTGGCCGCTGCTACACCGGCAAGTGCCCGTGGGGCATCGCCACCAACGCCGCGCAACTCAAGAAGCGCCAGAACCCGGACGTGGCCGCGCAGCGCATGGCCAACCTGGTGCGGGCCTGGGGCCACGAGATCCAGGAAATGCTGGGCGGCATGGGGCTGAACTCCATCGAAAGCCTGCGCGGCAACCGCGACAAGCTGCGGGGCGTGGGGCTGAACGACGTCGAGTTGGGTGTCCTCGGCATCAAGCACGCCGGACTGTAG
- a CDS encoding class II glutamine amidotransferase — protein sequence MQAPRDFWHFEKDISGCGVFGVIDRARRLIPGSEPIAAMCTMHDRGNGLGGGFAAYGIYPDRADWYAFHLMCDDRDALERAEGVIKQFHDIRHSEPIPTRKVASVKNPPVVWRYFVTPKANRPAWATGDEADYMVGTVMHINTRVPGVFVFSSGKDMGAFKGVGFPEDIADFFRLDEYHAHMWTGHNRFPTNTPGWWGGAHPFTLLDWAIVHNGEISSYGINKRYLCQHGYECTLMTDTEVVAYLIDLLIRKHGLTKREASWVFAPPFWDEVDRMPEAEREAFKALRMVYGSALLNGPFAILVTDSNGMMGLNDRVKLRPLVVAEKGDRVFMSSEESSIREVSRDLDRVWAPKAGQPVIIDYLPQGGAA from the coding sequence ATGCAGGCTCCACGCGATTTCTGGCATTTCGAGAAGGACATTTCCGGCTGCGGCGTGTTCGGCGTCATCGACCGGGCGCGGCGGCTCATACCGGGGTCGGAGCCCATCGCGGCCATGTGCACCATGCACGACCGTGGCAACGGGCTGGGCGGCGGCTTCGCGGCCTACGGCATCTATCCGGACCGGGCCGACTGGTACGCCTTCCATCTGATGTGCGACGACCGCGACGCGCTGGAGCGGGCCGAGGGCGTCATCAAGCAGTTTCACGACATCCGCCATTCCGAGCCCATCCCCACCCGCAAGGTGGCCAGCGTGAAGAACCCGCCCGTGGTCTGGCGCTACTTCGTCACGCCCAAGGCAAACCGGCCCGCGTGGGCCACAGGTGACGAGGCCGACTACATGGTGGGCACGGTGATGCACATCAACACCCGGGTGCCCGGCGTGTTCGTGTTTTCCAGCGGCAAGGACATGGGCGCCTTCAAGGGTGTGGGCTTTCCGGAAGACATCGCCGATTTCTTCCGGCTGGACGAATACCACGCCCACATGTGGACCGGGCACAACCGCTTTCCCACCAACACGCCCGGCTGGTGGGGCGGGGCGCACCCGTTCACCCTGCTGGACTGGGCCATTGTGCACAACGGCGAAATCTCGTCCTACGGCATCAACAAGCGCTACCTGTGCCAGCACGGTTACGAGTGCACCCTGATGACCGACACCGAGGTGGTGGCCTATCTGATCGACCTTCTGATCCGCAAGCACGGCCTGACCAAGCGCGAGGCCAGTTGGGTGTTCGCGCCGCCGTTCTGGGACGAGGTGGACCGCATGCCCGAGGCCGAGCGAGAGGCCTTCAAGGCCTTGCGCATGGTCTACGGCTCGGCCCTGCTCAACGGCCCCTTCGCCATTCTGGTGACGGATTCCAACGGCATGATGGGCCTCAATGACCGGGTCAAGCTGCGCCCGCTGGTGGTGGCCGAAAAGGGCGACCGGGTGTTCATGTCCAGCGAGGAAAGCTCCATCCGCGAGGTGTCCCGCGACCTTGACCGGGTCTGGGCGCCCAAGGCGGGCCAGCCCGTGATCATCGATTACCTGCCGCAGGGGGGTGCAGCATGA
- a CDS encoding cation:proton antiporter has product MPHNIDLILTLAGGLTAALALGFITQKLRLSPIVGYLLAGMVVGPYSPGFVADADTATQFAELGVILLMFGVGLHFHLKDLMAVRSVAVPGAIVQIAAATVLGMLATHFFGWSWTAGAVFGMAISVASTVVLTRVLSDNRAMHTPVGHVAIGWLVVEDLYTILVLVLLPALFPPAAASGAPVSVWATLGTTTLKLGALVVFTLVAGQRVIPLLLSYVARTGTRDLFTLAVLVLALGIAVGAAEFFGASMALGAFLAGMVVGQSEFSARAAAEALPMRDAFAVLFFVSVGMLFDPASLATGWPLMLVTLGIVLLGKPLAALLVVLVLGHPLRKAVSVAVALAQIGEFSFILASLGTALGVLPPEAGNAMVVAAVVSITINPLLYKGIEPLMKALARRGIGVARPAAGDGPVPGPVDDAHRVVLIGYGPVGRAIARILRDNDMDVVVVEMNIDTVRELHEQAAREALPPDAQDAGTGVMPGGAGAPGGAGAPGAPEETVAGAASADDSGGVGRAGHAERPLRPLHAVHGDATQAEILRHAGLEEAEALIISTATAPAREIIEVARGVNPNARILIHTTYLREAEALRAGGAEVVFSGEGAVALSLSTFLLRELGATEEQVEAERRRIRHDFC; this is encoded by the coding sequence ATGCCTCACAACATCGATCTCATCCTGACTCTTGCGGGCGGCCTCACCGCCGCGCTGGCCCTTGGTTTCATTACCCAGAAGCTGCGCCTGTCGCCCATTGTGGGCTACCTGCTGGCGGGCATGGTGGTGGGGCCGTATTCTCCCGGTTTCGTGGCCGACGCGGACACGGCCACCCAGTTCGCCGAATTGGGCGTGATCCTGCTGATGTTCGGGGTGGGGCTGCATTTTCATCTCAAGGATCTGATGGCCGTGCGTTCCGTGGCCGTGCCGGGGGCCATCGTGCAGATTGCCGCCGCCACGGTGCTGGGCATGCTGGCCACGCACTTCTTCGGCTGGTCGTGGACGGCGGGGGCGGTGTTCGGCATGGCCATTTCGGTGGCCAGCACCGTGGTGCTTACCCGTGTGCTGTCCGACAACCGGGCCATGCACACCCCTGTGGGGCACGTTGCCATCGGCTGGCTGGTGGTGGAGGACCTGTACACCATTCTGGTGCTGGTGCTGCTGCCCGCGCTGTTCCCGCCCGCCGCGGCGTCTGGCGCCCCTGTGTCGGTGTGGGCCACCCTGGGCACCACCACCCTGAAGCTGGGCGCACTGGTGGTGTTTACGCTGGTGGCCGGGCAGCGGGTGATTCCGCTGCTGCTGTCCTACGTGGCCCGTACCGGCACGCGCGACCTGTTCACCCTGGCCGTGCTGGTGCTGGCGCTGGGCATTGCCGTGGGGGCGGCGGAATTCTTCGGCGCGTCCATGGCGCTGGGGGCCTTTCTGGCGGGCATGGTGGTGGGGCAGTCCGAGTTCAGCGCCCGGGCGGCGGCAGAGGCGCTGCCCATGCGCGATGCCTTCGCCGTGCTGTTCTTCGTGTCCGTGGGCATGCTGTTCGATCCCGCCTCGCTGGCCACCGGCTGGCCGCTGATGCTGGTCACCCTGGGCATCGTGCTGCTGGGCAAGCCGCTGGCCGCGTTGCTGGTGGTGCTGGTGCTGGGCCACCCCCTGCGCAAGGCCGTTTCCGTGGCCGTGGCGTTGGCCCAGATTGGCGAATTCTCGTTCATTCTCGCCTCGTTGGGCACGGCGCTGGGCGTGCTGCCGCCAGAGGCGGGCAACGCCATGGTGGTGGCCGCCGTGGTGTCCATCACCATCAACCCCCTGTTGTACAAGGGGATCGAACCGCTGATGAAGGCGCTGGCGCGCCGGGGCATCGGCGTGGCGCGTCCGGCTGCCGGGGATGGCCCGGTGCCGGGGCCCGTGGATGATGCGCACCGCGTGGTGCTGATCGGCTACGGCCCGGTGGGCCGGGCCATTGCCCGCATCCTGCGCGACAACGACATGGACGTGGTGGTGGTGGAAATGAACATCGACACCGTGCGCGAACTGCACGAGCAGGCCGCGCGCGAGGCGCTGCCCCCGGACGCGCAGGATGCGGGCACCGGCGTCATGCCGGGTGGGGCCGGTGCGCCGGGTGGGGCCGGTGCGCCGGGCGCGCCTGAAGAAACCGTTGCCGGAGCCGCCAGCGCCGACGATTCCGGCGGCGTCGGTCGCGCGGGCCATGCCGAACGCCCCCTGCGGCCCCTGCATGCCGTGCACGGCGACGCAACCCAGGCCGAGATACTGCGCCATGCGGGCCTGGAAGAGGCCGAGGCGCTGATCATCTCCACGGCGACGGCGCCCGCGCGTGAAATCATCGAGGTGGCGCGCGGGGTGAACCCCAATGCGCGCATCCTCATCCACACTACCTACCTGCGCGAGGCAGAGGCCCTGCGCGCGGGCGGGGCCGAGGTGGTCTTTTCCGGCGAGGGGGCGGTGGCCCTGTCGCTGTCCACCTTCCTGCTGCGCGAGCTGGGCGCCACAGAAGAACAGGTGGAGGCCGAGCGCAGGCGCATCCGCCACGATTTCTGCTGA
- the yajC gene encoding preprotein translocase subunit YajC gives MLWTNVAYAMGAGQSAGGGANPIASFVPLILMFAIFYFLLIRPQQKKAKEHKAMLESIKKGDNVVTAGGIYARVFEVQDDVLVLDLGETKIRVGRSFVSAVIDPKAKKEEKKPADKKAAKDADKKEEGKDGQK, from the coding sequence ATGCTCTGGACCAACGTGGCGTACGCCATGGGCGCGGGTCAGTCGGCTGGCGGCGGGGCCAACCCCATCGCGTCTTTCGTGCCGCTGATTCTCATGTTCGCCATCTTCTACTTTCTCCTGATTCGCCCCCAGCAGAAGAAGGCCAAGGAACACAAGGCCATGCTGGAGTCCATCAAGAAGGGCGACAACGTGGTTACCGCCGGGGGCATCTACGCCCGCGTGTTCGAAGTGCAGGACGACGTGCTTGTGCTCGACCTTGGTGAAACCAAGATCCGCGTGGGCCGTTCTTTCGTCAGCGCGGTCATCGACCCCAAGGCGAAGAAGGAAGAAAAGAAGCCTGCCGACAAGAAGGCCGCCAAGGACGCGGACAAGAAGGAAGAAGGGAAGGACGGGCAGAAGTAG
- the secD gene encoding protein translocase subunit SecD, whose amino-acid sequence MKEGFRWRLAVVLAVLLFGVAYVLPSLPGIKSSPLGRFLPDSTISLGLDLMGGIHLTLGVDVDKAVENSLTQMGQDIRTSAREKDVFVLRPRVLPGDRIEFVLAKAEQRDVLGELLAKQFHQLSVAAPQTTDDGQLRYVATMKPEYRKNISDMALEQAVKTIRNRIDQFGVAEPDIRKQQDNRIQIQLPGLHDTQRAIQIIGQTAHLEFHIVRDDVDAEKAARGILPPGTEVRPMIRRGADGSQAETPVVVDKEAVLTGEYVADARPGFDNFNQAYVMLTFNSRGAAMFERITQENVRKRMAIVLDGKVYSAPVIQEKIGGGRASITGKFSTAEAQDLAIVLRAGSLPAPVSVLEERTVGPSLGQESIDKGILAAVVGGAAVMIFMVVYYGVSGLIADVMLCFTVLLILAGMAAFGATLTMPGLAGIVLTLGMAVDANVLIYERIREELRRGHTVLSAIHEGFDRATLAITDSNLTTIIAAAILYQFGTGPVRGFAVTLSLGIIASMFTAIFVSRVIFHAWKGGSGDKRLSI is encoded by the coding sequence ATGAAAGAGGGTTTCCGCTGGAGACTCGCCGTGGTGCTGGCCGTGCTGCTGTTCGGCGTGGCCTACGTGCTGCCGAGCCTGCCGGGCATCAAGTCTTCGCCGTTGGGCCGGTTTCTGCCCGACAGCACCATAAGCCTCGGGCTTGACCTCATGGGCGGCATCCACCTGACGCTCGGCGTCGACGTGGACAAGGCCGTGGAAAACTCGCTGACCCAGATGGGCCAGGACATCCGCACCTCTGCCCGCGAGAAGGACGTCTTCGTCCTGCGCCCGCGCGTGCTGCCCGGCGACCGCATAGAGTTCGTGCTGGCCAAGGCCGAGCAGCGCGACGTGCTGGGCGAACTGCTGGCCAAGCAGTTCCATCAGCTCAGCGTTGCCGCGCCGCAGACCACCGATGACGGGCAGTTGCGCTACGTGGCCACCATGAAGCCGGAATATCGCAAGAACATCAGCGATATGGCGCTGGAACAGGCGGTCAAGACCATCCGCAACCGCATCGACCAGTTCGGCGTGGCCGAACCGGACATCCGCAAGCAGCAGGACAACCGCATCCAGATCCAGCTGCCCGGCCTGCACGACACCCAGCGCGCCATCCAGATCATCGGCCAGACGGCCCACCTGGAATTCCACATCGTGCGCGACGACGTGGATGCGGAAAAGGCCGCGCGCGGCATTCTGCCGCCCGGTACCGAAGTGCGGCCCATGATCCGGCGCGGGGCCGACGGCAGCCAGGCCGAAACCCCCGTGGTGGTGGACAAGGAAGCCGTGCTTACCGGCGAATACGTGGCCGATGCGCGCCCCGGCTTCGACAATTTCAACCAGGCCTACGTGATGCTGACCTTCAACAGCCGCGGCGCGGCCATGTTCGAACGCATCACCCAGGAAAACGTGCGCAAGCGCATGGCCATCGTGCTGGACGGCAAGGTCTACTCCGCGCCGGTCATCCAGGAAAAGATCGGCGGTGGCCGCGCCAGCATCACCGGCAAGTTCTCCACGGCAGAGGCGCAGGATCTTGCCATCGTGCTGCGCGCGGGTTCGCTGCCCGCGCCGGTGAGCGTGCTCGAGGAGCGCACCGTCGGTCCCTCGCTGGGCCAGGAATCCATCGACAAGGGCATCCTTGCCGCCGTTGTCGGCGGCGCGGCGGTGATGATCTTCATGGTGGTGTACTACGGCGTGTCCGGCCTTATCGCCGACGTCATGCTGTGCTTCACCGTGCTGCTCATCCTGGCGGGCATGGCTGCCTTCGGCGCCACCCTGACCATGCCGGGCCTTGCGGGCATCGTGCTGACCCTTGGCATGGCCGTGGACGCCAACGTGCTGATCTACGAACGCATCCGGGAGGAACTGCGCAGGGGGCACACGGTGCTTTCGGCCATCCACGAAGGCTTCGACCGCGCCACGCTGGCCATCACCGACTCGAACCTGACCACCATCATCGCGGCGGCCATCCTGTACCAGTTCGGCACCGGCCCGGTGCGCGGCTTTGCCGTCACGCTGTCGCTGGGCATCATCGCGTCCATGTTCACCGCCATCTTCGTCTCGCGCGTGATCTTCCATGCCTGGAAGGGCGGTTCGGGCGACAAACGCCTCAGCATATAG
- the secF gene encoding protein translocase subunit SecF, whose product MGFSFIRHDTNYDFVGMRHKAYVISIVLVLIGLASMLFKGGLTYGIDFAGGAIVQVKFDRPVHDDDLKKSLEGANLPGLAVQRFGEGETDYLIRMSHTDESAEAIRTAVTGALTTNIKDASFEVQRLEMVGPKVGADLKSKAVEALYYAVLLIAIYISGRFERRWMASAVMAGTLAGGMYLLGLVGVPRLWLVPFSLVLTLVLCWKLRLNFALGAIVALVHDVLITMGVLSLLNKEVDLNIVAAILTLVGYSLNDTIIVYDRIRETLRTHRKEWTYAHIINASINQTLSRTILTGGTTLVVILALYVLGGGVIHDFALTMLVGVFVGILSSIFVASPVLLHFGMPEEEKEPAPRVGQEGAV is encoded by the coding sequence ATGGGTTTCTCGTTCATCCGGCATGATACCAATTACGACTTCGTGGGCATGCGCCACAAGGCGTACGTGATTTCCATCGTGCTCGTGCTCATCGGGCTTGCGTCCATGCTCTTCAAGGGCGGGCTGACCTACGGCATCGACTTCGCGGGCGGCGCCATCGTGCAGGTCAAGTTCGACCGGCCCGTGCATGACGACGACCTGAAGAAGAGCCTGGAAGGCGCCAATCTGCCCGGCCTTGCCGTGCAGCGCTTCGGCGAGGGCGAAACCGACTACCTCATCCGCATGTCGCATACGGATGAATCGGCCGAGGCCATCCGCACGGCCGTCACCGGGGCGCTGACCACCAACATCAAGGACGCCAGCTTCGAGGTCCAGCGCCTGGAAATGGTCGGCCCCAAGGTTGGCGCGGACCTGAAGAGCAAGGCCGTGGAAGCGCTGTACTACGCGGTGCTGCTCATAGCCATCTACATCTCCGGGCGGTTCGAGCGGCGCTGGATGGCGTCCGCCGTCATGGCGGGCACCCTGGCGGGCGGCATGTACCTGCTGGGCCTCGTCGGCGTGCCCCGGCTGTGGCTGGTGCCGTTCTCCCTGGTCCTCACGCTGGTGCTGTGCTGGAAGCTGCGGCTCAACTTCGCCCTGGGGGCCATCGTGGCCCTGGTGCACGACGTGCTCATCACCATGGGCGTGCTGTCCCTGCTGAACAAGGAAGTGGACCTGAACATCGTGGCGGCCATCCTGACGCTGGTGGGCTACTCGCTGAACGACACCATCATCGTCTACGACCGCATTCGCGAAACGCTGCGCACCCACCGCAAGGAATGGACCTACGCGCATATCATCAACGCCAGCATCAACCAGACGCTCAGCCGCACCATCCTGACGGGCGGCACCACGCTGGTGGTCATCCTGGCGCTGTACGTGCTGGGCGGCGGGGTCATCCACGACTTCGCGCTGACCATGCTGGTGGGCGTGTTCGTGGGCATCCTGTCGTCCATCTTCGTGGCAAGCCCGGTGCTGCTGCACTTCGGCATGCCCGAAGAGGAAAAGGAACCCGCGCCGCGTGTCGGACAGGAAGGGGCCGTGTAG
- a CDS encoding c-type cytochrome, with protein MKTSLVATALGALLACTTWIPVAVSPAVAADGAGLYAQCAGCHGEDGGKAALGAARPVKGQTADALYGKLKGYADGSYGGSKKAVMAGIAKKLSDEDMRALAAHIASF; from the coding sequence ATGAAGACAAGCCTGGTCGCAACGGCTCTTGGCGCGCTGCTGGCCTGTACGACGTGGATTCCGGTGGCGGTCAGCCCCGCCGTGGCCGCCGATGGCGCCGGGCTGTATGCCCAGTGTGCCGGCTGCCACGGAGAGGATGGCGGCAAGGCGGCCCTGGGGGCGGCGCGCCCCGTGAAGGGCCAGACCGCCGACGCCCTGTACGGCAAGCTCAAGGGCTACGCGGATGGCAGCTATGGCGGCTCGAAGAAGGCCGTCATGGCCGGTATCGCCAAAAAGCTTTCGGATGAGGACATGCGCGCTTTGGCCGCGCACATCGCCTCCTTCTAG
- a CDS encoding c-type cytochrome: MKRILVVMSICAALAFGVSAAMAADGAALYKSCVGCHGADGSKQAMGVGHAVKGQKADELFKKLKGYADGSYGGEKKAVMTNLVKRYSDEEMKAMADYMSKL; the protein is encoded by the coding sequence ATGAAACGCATTCTTGTGGTCATGAGCATCTGTGCCGCCCTTGCCTTTGGCGTTTCCGCCGCCATGGCCGCCGATGGTGCGGCCCTGTACAAGTCGTGCGTGGGCTGCCACGGGGCCGACGGCTCCAAGCAGGCCATGGGCGTGGGCCACGCGGTAAAGGGCCAGAAGGCCGACGAACTGTTCAAGAAGCTGAAGGGCTACGCCGACGGCAGCTACGGCGGCGAGAAGAAGGCCGTCATGACCAACCTCGTCAAGCGCTACTCCGACGAGGAAATGAAGGCCATGGCCGATTACATGTCCAAGCTGTAG